A DNA window from Arachis hypogaea cultivar Tifrunner chromosome 18, arahy.Tifrunner.gnm2.J5K5, whole genome shotgun sequence contains the following coding sequences:
- the LOC112769393 gene encoding guanine nucleotide-binding protein subunit gamma 1 isoform X1, with the protein MEDDERQQQREQEEEMSTENGTTSKGSEKSNTTHNHHHHHNHPLAQAAGSCSFPGFFGKHRMQAAISHLNNQIIIIQEELEELETIGESSTVCENVISSIESIPDPLLPIRTKGPVDATWDRWFGGGTNNSRSHKRWI; encoded by the exons ATGGAGGACGATGAACGGCAACAACAacgagaacaagaagaagaaatgtcaACTGAGAATGGAACAACATCAAAAGGAAGTGAGAAATCTAATActactcataatcatcatcatcatcataatcatcctTTAGCACAAGCTGCAGGATCTTGCTCTTTTCCTGGATTCTTTGGAAAGCATAGGATGCAAGCTGCAATATCCCACCTTAATAACCAAATCATTATCATTCAG GAAGAATTGGAAGAGCTTGAAACAATAGGTGAATCCTCCACCGTGTGTGAAaa TGTCATTTCAAGCATTGAATCCATTCCTGATCCACTCCTTCCAAT CAGGACTAAAGGGCCAGTAGATGCTACCTGGGATCGATGGTTCGGAGGAGGCACCAACAATTCCAGAAGTCACAAACGTTGGATTTAG
- the LOC112772118 gene encoding uncharacterized protein, whose protein sequence is MEISMFSELVNKSRVAEECVRKATSEKGSLMVPFQRTSGRNFAPRGRNFKRGGFVLQQNQGQGNYRRPNTNVNQGRRFGKQPQQDLSCQRCGKYHLGVSCRSGLGICYFCGQSGHLASNCLEKKKYETGRVQQPGRVYTTSAAGAEGSETLIRSNCEMADAGREAPP, encoded by the exons ATGGAGATCAGCATGTTCTCTGAATTagtgaataagagtagggtggctgaggaATGTGTGAGAAAGGCGACATCAGAGAAAGGAAGTTTGATGGTGCCTTTTCAAAGGACTTCAGGGAGAAACTTTGCTccgagaggtaggaatttcaagCGTGGAGGCTTTGTTTTGCAACAGAATCAAGGCCAGGGCAATTACAGAAGGCCGAATACTAATGTTAATCAGGGAAGAAGGTTTGGAAAGCAACCACAGCAGGATTTGAGCTGTCAGAGGTGCGGGAAGTATCATCTTGGAGTTTCGTGCAGATCAGGACTTGGGATATGCTATTTTTGTGGACAATCTGGGCACTTGGCCAGTAATTGTCTGGAGAAGAAAaagtatgagactggtagggtACAACAGCCAGGGAGAGTGTACACCACTTCTGCAGcaggtgctgagggatctgagacactgattagaagtaactgtgaaatggctg atgcaggtcgagaggcacctccttAG
- the LOC140181477 gene encoding uncharacterized protein → MNNPKTIKEVQQLAGRVTALSRFLPAVANRSYHFFQTISKNKKFSWTDNCERSFIELKQILPSPPILQKPELGKPLFLYLSASNHAISSVLVSETGKTQKPVYFVSRILQPAETRYPKIEQLALALVTTERRMRQYFQSHIIIVRTNQPLRQILTKPELVGRLTKWSVELSEYDIQYQPRKTPRLQILADFISELTTEDKQTWKLYVDGVANKDGSGAGITLKEGEQVIAEQSLQFSFAASNNQAEYEALLAGLKLAQDLQIPHLTVYCDSLLVVQQIKGDFQEGDWRTLFLQYIKTGTILREEQNPQPFRRRASYYIAVGDNLYRRGLSQALLKCICKHDAEIVMAETHKGVCENHIGGQALSAKIMRTEYYWPTIKRDCIAKVKECDNCQKYAAISTTPAEKLHTLEVS, encoded by the exons ATGAACAACCCGAAGACAataaaagaagtacaacaactggcAGGAAGAGTTACCGCATTATCACGATTCCTACCTGCAGTAGCAAACCGATCATACCATTTTTTCCAGACAATCTCTAAGAACAAAAAGTTCAGCTGGACAGACAATTGCGAGCGATCCTTCATAGAGCTCAAACAAATACTGCCATCACCACCAATCCTCCAAAAACCAGAACTCGGTAAACCGTTATTTTTATACTTATCAGCTTCTAACCATGCCATAAGTTCGGTATTAGTTTCTGAAACAGGGAAAACACAAAAGCCGGTGTACTTCGTCAGCAGAATACTACAACCGGCAGAAACCAGATATCCAAAGATAGAACAGCTCGCACTGGCTTTGGTCACAACAGAAAGAAGAATGAGGCAATATTTCCAAAGCCACATTATAATAGTCAGAACAAATCAACCGTTGAGACAGATTTTAACCAAACCCGAGCTTGTTGGACGTCTAACAAAGTGGTCCGTTGAACTTTCCGAATATGACATACAATATCAACCTAGGAAAACCCCAAGATTGCAAATACTAGCCGACTTCATCTCTGAGCTAACAACCGAAGACAAGCAAACCTGGAAACTTTATGTAGATGGTGTAGCAAACAAAGACGGAAGTGGAGCAGGCATAACACTTAAAGAAGGAGAACAGGTCATAGCCGAACAATCATTACAATTCTCCTTTGCAGCAAGCAACAACCAGGCAGAGTACGAAGCTCTTCTAGCAGGACTAAAGCTCGCCCAGGACTTACAAATACCTCATCTCACGGTATATTGTGATTCACTACTCGTCGTCCAGCAAATCAAAGGTGACttccag GAAGGAGACTGGAGAACACTTTTTCTCCAGTATATCAAAACAGGAACCATCCTAAGGGAGGAACAAAATCCACAGCCCTTTCGAAGAAGAGCAAGCTACTACATAGCAGTAGGAGATAATCTCTACAGACGAGGATTATCACAAGCTCTCCTAAAATGCATCTGCAAACACGATGCCGAAATAGTAATGGCAGAGACACACAAAGGAGTATGCGAAAATCATATTGGTGGCCAAGCATTATCCGCCAAGATAATGCGAACAGAGTACTATTGGCCAACAATAAAGAGAGACTGCATTGCCAAAGTAAAGGAGTGTGACAATTGCCAAAAATACGCCGCCATCTCAACAACACCTGCCGAGAAATTGCACACCCTAGAGGTAAGCTGA
- the LOC112771455 gene encoding polyprenal reductase 1, with amino-acid sequence MELEMHMVLPQLLRLAWIAGTLPILIASIPIPKLNFLHTILLGFARRGKIMHSTSQKFTLPQRFFLHFYIVASIWTTFLLVTTWCYAYTMVPPVRKSSAYSTITSYLIGGSALRTGSTTMLQRHAVWQAVFLLLLMEAQVLRRLFETIYVFKYSPSARMHVLGYLTGMFFYLAAPLSLCADCALDVFYFLVNLVTKFIVIGKDHMPPVEVELWQVVNPLFRLGWRHWIGATVFFLGWIHQQRCHKILGSLRNSRQAEEYAIPHGDWFEIVSCPHYLSEMVIYGSFVVATGWSNLTIWLLLVFVLANLSFAAVETHRWYHQKFEDYPSSRFAVIPYIL; translated from the exons ATGGAGTTGGAGATGCATATGGTCCTTCCTCAATTGCTGAGACTAGCATGGATTGCTGGTACACTTCCCATTCTCATTgcttcaatcccaattcccaaactcAACTTTCTCCATACAATCTTGTTGGGTTTTGCTAGAAGAGGAAAAATCATGCACTCGACTTCCCAG AAATTCACACTCCCTCAGAGATTCTTCTTGCATTTCTATATTGTTGCATCAATATGGACAACGTTCTTGcttgttacaacttggtgttatGCATACACAATGGTGCCACCGGTTAGGAAATCATCTGCATACTCTACCATTACAAGCTACTTGATAGGAGGCTCAGCTCTGAGAACTGGTTCAACTACAATGCTTCAAAGGCATGCTGTTTGGCAAgctgtttttcttcttttgttaatGGAAGCTCAAGTGTTGAGACGCCTATTTGAAACCATATATGTTTTTAAATATAGCCCCTCTGCCCGCATGCACGTCCTTGGTTATCTCACTGGAATGTT CTTCTACCTAGCAGCACCACTGTCACTATGTGCTGATTGCGCCTTAGATGTGTTTTACTTCCTAGTAAATCTAGTCACCAAGTTCATCGTCATAGGCAAGGATCATATGCCACCAGTGGAGGTAGAACTTTGGCAAGTTGTAAATCCTCTCTTCAGACTTGGATGGAGACATTGGATCGGCGCaactgttttttttttgggttggatTCATCAACAAAGATGCCATAAGATTCTT GGTTCGCTTCGAAATTCAAGACAAGCAGAGGAATATGCAATTCCTCACGGTGATTGGTTTGAAATTGTTTCCTGTCCACATTATCTCTCTGAAATG GTTATATACGGCAGTTTTGTAGTTGCTACTGGATGGTCCAATCTAACCATATGGTTACTTCTTGTTTTTGtg CTGGCAAATTTGTCGTTTGCAGCAGTGGAAACACACAGGTGGTATCATCAGAAATTTGAAGATTATCCAAGTAGTCGGTTTGCTGTTATACCATATATTCTCTGA
- the LOC112769392 gene encoding uncharacterized protein At2g24330, with product MADDKAVGEDEKKEPSTTATKNVRQKRRGFLSGIWNGLFRLHGDDFEKRLQYISKEEAAVLSRMKRRSRSWRQISWNVIVFSVILEVIAVVYAIMTTRSVDMNWKMRAVRVSPMFLLPVLASAAYSTFVSFVRICDRRDEKILVRLREERQAKIDELKEKTNYYTTQQLIQRYDPDPAAKAAAATVLASKLGAESGLRVYMGDELNPTATMGRSNDVELVQSNGLRNRKQPHARSSSSGATTPFNPDQQHLVGGSGGLDQTQTSEYNQLVVEHHQPQSSTSQDGGWLAKIAALLVGEDPTQSYALICGNCHMHNGLARKEDFPYVTYYCPHCHALNQPKQLDGNISRASPRMGSPKAYESEAVKYASGSAAESMLLTSNNPVDVSASATESTITSNSPVNASPEIEEVSERTSSEDKAD from the exons ATGGCTGATGATAAAGCAGTTGGGGAAGATGAAAAGAAAGAGCCAAGTACTACTGCCACCAAAAATGTGAGACAGAAGCGCAGAGGGTTCCTTTCCGGAATTTGGAATGGACTATTTAGGTTACATGGGGATGATTTTGAGAAGAGGCTCCAATACATATCTAAAGAAGAGGCTGCAGTTCTTTCTAGAATGAAAAGGAGGTCACGATCCTGGAGGCAGATATCTTGGAATGTAATTGTATTTTCTGTTATATTAGAG GTCATTGCTGTAGTTTATGCTATCATGACAACAAGATCTGTGGATATGAATTGGAAGATGAGGGCAGTCCGGGTTTCGCCAATGTTTCTTTTGCCTGTATTAGCATCTGCAGCATATTCAACCTTTGTTAGCTTTGTGAGGATTT GTGATCGCAGGGACGAGAAAATTCTTGTAAGGCTTAGAGAAGAAAGGCAAGCAAAAATTGATGAGCTGAAGGAAAAGACAAATTATTACACTACACAACAGCTCATTCAG AGATATGACCCAGATCCAGCCGCAAAAGCAGCTGCGGCAACTGTTTTGGCATCTAAGTTGGGTGCAGAATCAGGTTTGAGGGTGTATATGGGAGATGAATTAAATCCCACTGCTACAATGGGGAGGAGCAATGATGTTGAACTTGTACAGTCAAATGGACTTCGAAATCGAAAACAACCTCACGCTAGATCCTCTAGTTCAGGGGCAACTACTCCATTTAATCCTGATCAACAACATTTAGTTGGAGGATCCGGGGGACTTGATCAAACTCAGACTTCTGAGTATAATCAGCTTGTTGTTGAGCATCACCAACCACAAAGTTCAACCTCACAAGATGGAGGATGGCTTGCTAAAATTGCAGCGTTGCTTGTGGGCGAGGATCCTACCCAGTCTTATGCTCTCATATGTGGCAACTGCCATATGCATAATG GTCTAGCTCGGAAGGAGGATTTCCCATATGTAACATACTATTGCCCCCACTGTCATGCCCTCAATCAACCAAAGCAATTAGATGGCAATATCTCCCGGGCATCCCCAAGAATGGGGTCTCCGAAAGCTTATGAAAGTGAGGCAGTAAAATATGCTAGCGGTTCTGCAGCTGAGAGCATGCTACTCACAAGCAATAACCCCGTAGATGTTAGTGCTTCTGCAACTGAGAGCACAATCACAAGCAATAGCCCCGTTAATGCTAGCCCTGAGATTGAGGAAGTATCAGAAAGGACGAGTTCGGAAGATAAAGCTGATTAA
- the LOC112769393 gene encoding guanine nucleotide-binding protein subunit gamma 1 isoform X2 has translation MEDDERQQQREQEEEMSTENGTTSKGSEKSNTTHNHHHHHNHPLAQAAGSCSFPGFFGKHRMQAAISHLNNQIIIIQEELEELETIGESSTVCENVISSIESIPDPLLPMTKGPVDATWDRWFGGGTNNSRSHKRWI, from the exons ATGGAGGACGATGAACGGCAACAACAacgagaacaagaagaagaaatgtcaACTGAGAATGGAACAACATCAAAAGGAAGTGAGAAATCTAATActactcataatcatcatcatcatcataatcatcctTTAGCACAAGCTGCAGGATCTTGCTCTTTTCCTGGATTCTTTGGAAAGCATAGGATGCAAGCTGCAATATCCCACCTTAATAACCAAATCATTATCATTCAG GAAGAATTGGAAGAGCTTGAAACAATAGGTGAATCCTCCACCGTGTGTGAAaa TGTCATTTCAAGCATTGAATCCATTCCTGATCCACTCCTTCCAAT GACTAAAGGGCCAGTAGATGCTACCTGGGATCGATGGTTCGGAGGAGGCACCAACAATTCCAGAAGTCACAAACGTTGGATTTAG